A portion of the Francisella uliginis genome contains these proteins:
- the tmk gene encoding dTMP kinase, translated as MQSKFIVIEGLDGAGKSTAIEFIRKYLQEKKLPTVYTREPGGTKIAEDIRNLALKNYSDESVHSDTELLLMYASRLQHVHSLINPSLQKGLNVVSDRFYWSSIAYQGGGRGIDLKKIWALNDYFLKDCEPDLTIYLDIDPITGLQRANKVGSPDRIEQAGLEFFNRTREAFKVLVKESDKAVEIDASQPVTSIEKQIYQILDNHFSF; from the coding sequence ATGCAGAGTAAATTTATTGTAATAGAAGGTCTTGATGGTGCTGGTAAGAGTACAGCTATTGAGTTTATCAGAAAGTATTTACAAGAGAAAAAACTACCAACTGTGTATACTCGTGAACCTGGTGGGACAAAAATAGCAGAAGATATTAGAAATTTAGCATTAAAAAATTATAGTGATGAATCGGTGCATTCTGATACAGAACTACTTCTAATGTATGCAAGTAGATTACAGCACGTACATAGTTTAATAAATCCATCTTTACAAAAAGGGCTAAACGTTGTTTCAGATAGGTTTTACTGGTCAAGTATTGCTTATCAAGGTGGTGGTAGAGGCATTGATCTGAAAAAGATCTGGGCTTTAAATGATTATTTTCTTAAGGATTGTGAACCTGACCTAACCATATACCTTGATATTGATCCTATAACTGGCTTGCAAAGAGCTAATAAGGTAGGTAGCCCAGATAGAATAGAGCAGGCAGGCCTTGAGTTTTTCAATAGAACTCGCGAAGCTTTTAAGGTACTCGTTAAAGAATCTGATAAGGCGGTAGAGATTGATGCTTCTCAGCCTGTAACTAGTATTGAAAAACAAATATACCAAATATTAGATAATCATTTTAGTTTTTAA
- a CDS encoding oligosaccharide flippase family protein — protein MRRAIVLLFIQLIASVAFFIATVIIARYLGPEDFGDFSAAYSVASVAYIVSLLGADVIVMNVIAVSMKYQKKGEVKAFIVYVFIIVAILSIFYYLVAVSAYWISNNIFLLKYNHPVFVAVIFIPVMALTFFFYRVLISFSKPILANVLFKILINFSMLFLACLMFLVQAFRNSHMAVILFMLAWIITFIVMLFILAKKMKIFAANRDEIKYKNWLNSGLSGLPYTLALFTLPYLAVIGAEVFLTNEDSVGIFATAASFSQVIANNFIACIQSVALAPIAIAIYNKKFFDVRKVLEKNLIVTGSLCILLIVIVFFFGKEFLLIYGEKYTVGSNILTIFMITQSIVLTGCLAAPVLLYFKKNKFVFLSSIMLMVFLIIFISMLGYIYQEEGLAIGVLLAVFVIFLIQNIYAYRLTFKNSL, from the coding sequence ATGAGAAGAGCAATAGTCTTACTTTTTATTCAACTGATTGCTTCTGTAGCTTTTTTTATAGCAACAGTAATTATAGCTAGATATCTTGGTCCAGAGGATTTTGGAGACTTTTCTGCTGCTTATAGTGTTGCATCAGTTGCTTATATAGTGTCCCTTTTAGGAGCTGATGTCATTGTAATGAATGTAATAGCTGTTTCTATGAAGTATCAAAAAAAGGGAGAAGTAAAAGCTTTTATAGTATATGTATTTATTATAGTTGCTATTTTAAGTATTTTTTATTACTTAGTCGCGGTATCTGCTTACTGGATATCAAATAATATATTTTTATTAAAATATAACCATCCAGTTTTTGTTGCTGTGATTTTTATTCCTGTTATGGCGTTGACATTTTTCTTTTATAGAGTGTTAATTTCATTTTCTAAGCCAATATTAGCAAACGTGCTTTTTAAAATACTTATAAACTTTTCTATGCTATTTTTAGCATGTTTGATGTTTTTAGTGCAGGCTTTTCGAAACTCTCATATGGCCGTAATATTATTTATGCTGGCTTGGATCATAACATTTATAGTAATGTTATTTATATTAGCTAAAAAAATGAAAATATTTGCTGCAAATAGGGATGAAATAAAATATAAAAATTGGCTTAATTCTGGACTTTCTGGATTACCTTACACTTTAGCACTATTTACATTGCCATATTTAGCAGTTATTGGAGCAGAGGTTTTCTTAACTAATGAGGATAGTGTTGGAATTTTTGCTACAGCGGCATCTTTTTCACAGGTGATTGCGAATAACTTTATAGCATGTATACAGTCTGTTGCCCTAGCCCCTATTGCAATAGCTATCTATAACAAGAAATTTTTTGATGTTAGAAAGGTTTTAGAGAAAAACCTTATTGTTACAGGTAGTTTGTGTATTTTGCTTATAGTCATCGTATTCTTTTTTGGCAAAGAGTTTTTATTAATTTATGGTGAAAAATATACAGTTGGAAGTAATATTTTAACTATTTTCATGATAACTCAGAGTATTGTTTTAACAGGATGCTTGGCAGCTCCAGTACTTCTTTATTTTAAGAAAAATAAATTTGTCTTTTTGAGCTCTATAATGCTTATGGTTTTTTTAATTATATTTATCAGTATGTTAGGGTATATATATCAAGAAGAGGGGCTTGCAATAGGTGTTTTACTCGCTGTATTTGTTATCTTTTTAATCCAAAACATATATGCATATAGACTAACATTTAAAAATTCATTGTAA
- a CDS encoding oligopeptide:H+ symporter: MSGISKGSIRAPFWVLWTLELWERFGYYGLQAILAIYFAKHLGFSDADSMLIFGSFSAFLYGGPLIGGWIGDNYLGAKRTIFIGAGLLAISYFCLSISANLSEILGISEKAMVMYALAGVAIGGGLFKANPSSLISKLFDKGDPALDGAMTLYYMAINIGSFISMLLTPIVAAKYGYMHAFFCSAFGMLLGLLSYTIFYPKIKHIMTEAGSRKMSYSKMVVVIVGAFVAILLVGNILENTNLCRIIVAAIAIGALIYFFMQLFQQDKHEQKRMIVALILIIQGIIFFVLYQQMPTSLNFFAVNNVDTHFLGMNLEPEQWQVLNPIVIVLMSPVLSVLYKKVPGTHVTKFCFGMTLCAMAFLVLYFPQFTTSNGIVSGWWLVLSYWLQSTGELLISALGLSMVAELFPRKMGGFAQGMWLITTMIAGPIGGIVGALTAPEPGQHFTKVESISVYGHVFLVIGLFVAAVAIIMWISRGWLNKVIESTRAHVNETLHNPNEDFFLDKSHEI, from the coding sequence ATGTCGGGAATAAGTAAAGGAAGTATTCGAGCTCCTTTTTGGGTTTTATGGACTCTTGAGCTATGGGAGCGTTTTGGTTACTATGGTTTACAGGCAATTTTAGCAATATATTTCGCTAAACATCTAGGCTTTAGTGATGCAGATTCAATGTTGATTTTTGGATCATTTTCAGCATTTTTGTATGGGGGACCATTAATTGGAGGCTGGATAGGTGATAATTATCTAGGAGCAAAAAGAACAATCTTTATTGGAGCGGGGCTTTTAGCTATATCATATTTCTGCTTAAGTATATCTGCAAATTTATCAGAGATATTAGGCATTAGTGAGAAAGCAATGGTTATGTACGCATTAGCTGGTGTAGCTATTGGCGGTGGATTATTTAAAGCAAATCCAAGCTCTCTTATTTCAAAGTTATTTGATAAAGGCGATCCAGCACTAGATGGAGCCATGACTCTTTATTATATGGCTATCAATATTGGTTCTTTTATTTCGATGCTGCTTACTCCGATTGTTGCTGCTAAGTATGGTTACATGCATGCATTCTTCTGTTCAGCTTTTGGTATGCTTTTAGGCTTGCTTAGCTACACTATCTTTTATCCTAAGATTAAGCATATTATGACTGAAGCAGGCTCAAGGAAGATGAGTTACTCAAAGATGGTTGTTGTAATCGTTGGAGCTTTTGTTGCAATACTGCTAGTTGGAAACATTCTTGAGAACACTAACCTATGTAGAATTATTGTTGCTGCAATAGCTATTGGAGCGTTAATATACTTCTTTATGCAATTGTTTCAGCAAGACAAACATGAACAAAAAAGAATGATTGTAGCCTTAATATTAATTATTCAAGGTATAATTTTCTTTGTACTATATCAGCAAATGCCGACATCATTAAATTTCTTTGCGGTAAATAATGTTGATACACATTTTCTTGGGATGAATTTAGAGCCAGAACAGTGGCAGGTATTAAACCCAATAGTTATTGTTTTGATGTCACCAGTATTGTCTGTTTTATACAAGAAAGTTCCAGGGACACATGTGACAAAGTTCTGTTTTGGTATGACTCTTTGCGCGATGGCATTCCTGGTTTTATACTTCCCTCAATTTACTACTTCTAATGGTATTGTATCTGGATGGTGGCTAGTTCTTAGTTATTGGTTACAGTCTACTGGAGAGCTTCTTATCTCTGCTTTAGGACTATCGATGGTTGCAGAATTATTTCCAAGAAAAATGGGTGGCTTTGCTCAAGGTATGTGGTTAATTACAACAATGATAGCAGGTCCTATAGGAGGTATTGTTGGTGCCTTAACAGCTCCTGAGCCAGGTCAACATTTTACTAAAGTTGAAAGTATATCTGTTTATGGCCATGTGTTTTTAGTAATAGGCCTATTTGTAGCAGCTGTGGCTATTATCATGTGGATATCTCGAGGATGGTTGAATAAAGTTATTGAGAGTACACGAGCTCATGTTAATGAAACTTTACATAATCCAAATGAAGACTTCTTCTTAGATAAAAGTCACGAAATTTAA
- a CDS encoding LysM peptidoglycan-binding domain-containing protein — protein MFKGINKILIAGVALVAIQPAFSMEIYTVKSGDYLYKIAKTHSVSGISNSELTDAIKGINKSEIPGIVDNRIQVGDKLAIPTTKGEVEDGLTLVRNQMIQGSYNQSNDNSSSTPSISSNASKTRLGDKSMISTSKEVTTPENNAISQDKIPVLVPGENGSVDSSSASQTYSNSLNSGIDSDSINETESSDGNENSGSFFSSLFKLIVYIAILAAVFFIAKKFWEGRNTKKEQELEILGKRKRDHLMSRISPVVSDNDFYKSDNADQQTPQEEFDFFANNQGSPTEDDIELDQQESNIKEESEDLNSKNPEGSFQSQKNVAIKTEKGVVFETSSDDVIIGSDNNEIEEIDSQDQAEQELQYIDELIEQYLDSEKYLEASITIQDALEKNPNNIDLRYKLLEVYAQAGDEIAFEGEVHFIKSKNIVSMFDPLHQKIAKLRDKYFE, from the coding sequence ATGTTTAAAGGTATCAATAAAATTCTTATTGCTGGAGTTGCTTTGGTTGCAATACAGCCAGCTTTCTCAATGGAAATATATACTGTTAAGTCAGGAGATTATTTATACAAAATAGCAAAAACTCATTCAGTTAGTGGGATAAGCAATTCTGAATTAACGGATGCGATAAAAGGTATAAATAAATCAGAAATACCAGGAATTGTAGATAATCGCATACAAGTTGGTGATAAGCTAGCTATTCCGACTACAAAAGGTGAGGTCGAAGATGGTTTGACTTTGGTTAGGAATCAGATGATTCAAGGTTCATATAATCAATCAAATGATAACTCATCGTCTACCCCATCTATTTCAAGTAATGCTAGTAAAACTAGGCTTGGTGATAAGTCGATGATTTCTACATCAAAAGAGGTAACTACACCAGAGAATAATGCCATTAGCCAAGATAAAATACCTGTATTAGTTCCAGGAGAGAATGGTTCTGTAGATAGTAGTAGTGCATCACAAACATATAGCAATAGTTTAAATAGTGGTATTGACTCTGATAGTATAAATGAGACGGAGTCTTCTGATGGTAATGAAAATTCTGGATCTTTTTTCTCCTCTTTATTTAAGTTAATAGTTTACATAGCTATTTTGGCAGCAGTATTTTTCATAGCTAAAAAGTTTTGGGAAGGTAGAAACACTAAAAAAGAACAAGAATTAGAAATACTAGGTAAAAGAAAGAGAGATCATCTTATGTCGAGGATTTCTCCAGTTGTATCAGATAATGATTTTTATAAGTCTGATAATGCAGATCAACAGACCCCACAAGAAGAATTTGATTTTTTTGCGAATAACCAAGGATCGCCAACTGAAGATGATATAGAGTTAGATCAGCAAGAATCTAATATTAAAGAAGAATCTGAGGATCTAAATTCTAAAAATCCAGAAGGCAGTTTTCAAAGTCAAAAAAATGTGGCTATTAAGACTGAAAAAGGTGTAGTTTTTGAAACTTCTAGTGATGATGTGATTATTGGCAGTGATAATAATGAAATTGAAGAGATTGACTCTCAGGATCAAGCAGAACAAGAGCTACAATATATAGATGAGTTGATTGAGCAGTATTTAGATAGTGAAAAATATCTTGAGGCTAGTATAACTATACAAGATGCATTAGAGAAAAACCCAAATAATATTGATTTACGTTATAAGCTTTTAGAAGTTTATGCTCAGGCTGGTGATGAAATTGCTTTTGAAGGAGAGGTTCATTTTATTAAGTCTAAGAATATAGTTAGTATGTTTGATCCATTGCATCAAAAGATTGCCAAGCTTAGAGACAAATATTTTGAATAA
- a CDS encoding UvrD-helicase domain-containing protein — protein MSNKFLSGLNTQQQKATLLEDRNSLILAGAGSGKTKVLTSRIAYLCQNKGVAIDNILAVTFTNKAAREIQQRVESMLGISTFGMWIGTFHGIAHRLLRKHAHELGLDKNFRILDQDEQAQLIKKVIKSLDLDDKKYPPKLLQNFINKQKDKAIRSNKLANQYDANYSHIYKAYEERLLLDNALDFADLLLYLYELFSLNQQLREYYQSLFKYILIDEFQDTNQVQYMWLKLLATDNNYTMAVGDDDQSIYGWRGAVVDNIHNYVKDINNVEVIKLEQNYRSTKNILKAANSVIKNNDNRMSKELWSAAEEGEKVEVYCAVNERDEAKYIIEKVRNLHSQDVDYSDVAILYRSNYLSRVLEESFIYASIPYRIYGGFKFFDRAEIKDALAYLRLAVTNNDNLAFERIINTPTRGIGNKTLETIRNFAQINSISYWQATIEVIQRELVTKRTAGLLFKFIELINEISSQISDLSLDKLLEYVINKSGLLASYEEKNTEKDRQKIDNLKELISAAKDFEPQIELLDDNTDILQDFLSFAVLEAGDMQADETVDSVQLMTIHASKGLEFKYVFMVAAEEGVFPPSSIINAEEAFDSKHSKKMQEKLAEERRLFYVAITRAMKALTISYAQVRNIFGRSSFQVKSRFLAEIDDEHLSEGKSHTIDKPKAKVRQKSNFGVSAFDFLKSNSAAGSSFNPGDRVYHKVFGKGVFVKSQAQGSKEFFTVDFGSDVGQKILLADIANLVKV, from the coding sequence ATGTCTAATAAATTTTTATCAGGATTAAATACTCAGCAGCAAAAGGCGACTTTATTAGAAGATCGTAACTCTTTAATATTAGCAGGTGCTGGTAGTGGTAAAACAAAAGTTCTCACATCTCGAATAGCTTATCTTTGTCAAAATAAAGGTGTAGCTATAGATAATATCTTAGCAGTAACATTTACTAATAAGGCAGCTAGAGAGATCCAACAGCGTGTTGAGAGTATGCTAGGTATATCGACATTTGGTATGTGGATAGGAACCTTTCATGGGATTGCACACAGATTATTACGTAAACATGCTCATGAATTAGGGTTAGATAAAAATTTTAGAATCTTAGATCAAGATGAACAAGCTCAACTTATAAAAAAAGTTATCAAAAGCTTAGATCTAGATGATAAAAAATACCCTCCTAAATTATTGCAAAATTTTATAAATAAGCAGAAAGATAAGGCTATACGTAGTAACAAGCTTGCTAATCAGTATGATGCAAACTACAGTCATATTTATAAAGCATATGAAGAGCGTTTGCTATTAGATAATGCTTTAGATTTTGCGGACCTTCTTCTATATTTGTATGAGCTTTTTTCATTAAATCAACAACTAAGAGAGTATTACCAAAGTTTATTTAAATATATTCTTATCGATGAGTTTCAAGATACAAACCAAGTGCAATATATGTGGCTAAAACTTTTGGCTACAGATAATAACTATACTATGGCTGTTGGTGATGATGACCAGTCAATATATGGTTGGCGTGGAGCGGTTGTTGATAATATTCATAATTATGTCAAAGATATAAATAATGTTGAGGTTATAAAATTAGAACAAAATTATCGTTCAACTAAGAATATCTTAAAAGCTGCAAACTCAGTGATTAAGAATAATGATAACAGGATGTCAAAAGAGCTCTGGTCAGCAGCCGAAGAGGGTGAGAAGGTAGAGGTTTATTGCGCAGTAAATGAGCGTGATGAAGCTAAATATATTATTGAGAAAGTTCGTAATCTACATTCGCAAGATGTCGATTATAGTGATGTTGCAATACTATATCGCTCTAACTATCTATCGCGTGTTCTAGAGGAGAGTTTTATATATGCAAGTATTCCTTATAGAATTTATGGAGGTTTTAAGTTCTTTGATCGAGCTGAGATTAAAGACGCGTTGGCGTATCTGAGACTTGCTGTAACAAATAATGATAATTTAGCCTTCGAAAGAATTATTAATACTCCTACTAGAGGCATAGGTAACAAAACTCTAGAAACTATTAGAAACTTTGCTCAAATAAACTCGATTTCATATTGGCAAGCTACAATTGAAGTAATTCAAAGAGAGCTTGTGACTAAAAGAACAGCAGGACTATTATTTAAATTCATAGAATTAATTAATGAGATATCTAGTCAGATTAGTGATCTAAGTTTGGATAAGTTACTTGAGTATGTTATTAATAAAAGTGGTTTGTTAGCTTCTTATGAAGAGAAAAATACCGAAAAAGATCGCCAAAAAATAGATAACTTAAAAGAGCTTATCAGTGCAGCCAAAGATTTTGAGCCTCAGATAGAGCTACTTGATGATAATACAGATATTTTACAAGATTTCTTATCATTTGCTGTATTAGAAGCTGGTGATATGCAAGCTGATGAGACTGTTGATAGCGTTCAACTGATGACTATTCATGCTTCAAAAGGGTTAGAGTTTAAATATGTATTTATGGTAGCTGCTGAAGAGGGAGTCTTCCCACCAAGCTCAATTATTAACGCAGAAGAAGCTTTCGATAGTAAGCATTCTAAGAAAATGCAGGAGAAATTAGCAGAAGAAAGAAGGTTATTTTATGTGGCAATAACAAGAGCTATGAAAGCTTTGACTATTAGTTATGCTCAAGTGCGTAATATATTCGGCCGTAGTAGCTTTCAGGTTAAATCTCGATTTTTAGCAGAGATAGATGACGAGCATCTAAGTGAAGGTAAGAGCCATACTATAGATAAACCAAAAGCTAAAGTACGACAAAAATCTAATTTTGGCGTTTCGGCGTTTGATTTTCTTAAATCTAATAGTGCTGCAGGTAGTAGCTTTAATCCAGGCGATCGCGTCTATCATAAGGTCTTTGGTAAGGGAGTATTTGTTAAGTCTCAAGCACAGGGTTCAAAAGAGTTTTTTACAGTCGATTTTGGTAGTGATGTAGGTCAAAAGATTTTATTAGCGGATATAGCAAATTTAGTTAAAGTATAA
- the ftsY gene encoding signal recognition particle-docking protein FtsY yields the protein MLFRKKKNVENKDVSSTQPEDNNKKGLFSRLQSGLSKTASKFGGGLSTILMGQKVVDEDLLEDIEMQLLTADVGVEATDEIVEHLRDKVARNELQTADKLNEIIQQKLTEIILPCQRPLEVDSQKTPYVILVVGVNGVGKTTTIGKLTKKLQSQGKSVMLAAGDTFRAAAVEQLREWGDRNNTQVVYQKEGADSASVIYDAISSARSKEVDVVIADTAGRLHNKDNLMQELKKVVKVIKKVDESAPHEVMLVVDATTGGNALSQAEAFHEIVDLTGITITKLDGTAKGGIIFSIARKLRLPLRFIGVGEKIDDLQVFNAKDFTRALFDAK from the coding sequence ATGCTTTTTAGAAAGAAAAAAAATGTCGAAAACAAAGATGTTTCTTCGACTCAGCCAGAAGACAATAATAAAAAAGGACTATTTTCAAGATTACAATCAGGGCTTTCAAAAACAGCAAGTAAATTTGGAGGCGGGCTAAGCACTATATTAATGGGACAAAAAGTTGTTGATGAAGATCTTCTTGAAGATATTGAAATGCAGCTTTTAACAGCAGATGTTGGTGTTGAAGCAACTGATGAAATAGTAGAGCATCTACGTGATAAAGTCGCAAGGAATGAACTACAAACAGCTGATAAACTTAATGAAATAATTCAGCAAAAACTAACGGAAATAATCTTGCCTTGCCAACGACCGTTAGAAGTTGATTCACAAAAAACTCCTTATGTAATATTGGTCGTAGGTGTTAATGGAGTTGGTAAGACTACAACAATAGGTAAACTTACTAAGAAACTTCAATCTCAAGGTAAATCAGTTATGCTAGCTGCTGGAGATACTTTTAGAGCTGCTGCTGTAGAGCAACTTCGTGAATGGGGCGATAGAAATAATACTCAAGTTGTATATCAGAAAGAAGGAGCTGATAGCGCTTCTGTGATCTATGATGCTATTAGTTCAGCTAGATCAAAAGAGGTAGATGTTGTTATTGCTGATACTGCTGGTAGATTGCATAATAAAGACAACCTTATGCAAGAGCTTAAGAAAGTTGTCAAGGTTATTAAAAAAGTAGATGAATCAGCGCCTCATGAGGTTATGCTTGTGGTTGATGCAACTACTGGAGGTAATGCTCTTAGTCAAGCGGAAGCTTTTCATGAGATAGTTGATCTTACTGGTATAACTATAACAAAGCTTGATGGTACAGCTAAAGGAGGAATTATCTTCTCAATAGCTAGAAAACTGAGGTTGCCACTTAGGTTTATAGGTGTTGGCGAGAAGATTGATGACCTTCAGGTTTTTAATGCAAAAGACTTTACAAGAGCTCTTTTTGACGCCAAGTAA
- a CDS encoding NupC/NupG family nucleoside CNT transporter, with translation MFTKVIFFLIGLVTVYLLALLWSSNRKKVKYKNLLIILVVQLVVCYFILQSSEGIKLVSLISDGFNKILLHAHQGTAFVFGSLADTKKNGFVFFFNVGMPIVLISGIIGVLQYFKILPFVIRIIGFILTKITGMGKLESFNAVSSLTVGQQENFLIYKKIIGHLPANVLYTMAATAMSTVSLAIAGSYMSIIQPKYVCTAIVLNMLSTFFVLHIINPYDKDPSLDYDSLHQDYEEEKQSFFEMLSEYLLDGFKIAVIVCAMLIGFIALLNLVDSIFQGVLGITFRQILGYIFYPFAWVLNIHGSEIFLSSQIMGTKIVTNEFVAMQELSKHAKDLSEHTQAVVSVFLVSFANFSSIGIIVGAVQALNKEASVKVARFSLKILYGAVLVSLLSAVIVGFVI, from the coding sequence GTGTTTACAAAAGTGATATTTTTTTTAATAGGGTTAGTAACTGTTTATCTCTTAGCATTATTATGGAGTAGTAATAGAAAAAAAGTTAAATATAAAAACTTACTTATTATTTTGGTTGTTCAGTTAGTTGTTTGTTATTTTATATTACAATCAAGTGAAGGTATAAAACTTGTATCGCTTATTTCTGATGGCTTTAATAAGATACTTTTACACGCTCATCAAGGGACAGCATTTGTTTTTGGAAGCTTGGCTGATACTAAGAAAAATGGCTTTGTTTTCTTCTTTAATGTTGGTATGCCGATAGTTCTTATTTCTGGAATAATAGGTGTTTTACAGTATTTCAAAATTTTACCATTTGTTATTAGAATTATAGGTTTTATTCTGACTAAAATTACAGGAATGGGTAAGCTTGAGTCATTCAATGCAGTAAGTTCCCTAACTGTAGGCCAGCAAGAAAACTTCCTTATATATAAGAAAATAATTGGCCACTTACCAGCTAATGTACTATATACAATGGCTGCCACAGCAATGTCTACAGTGTCACTGGCAATTGCTGGATCTTATATGTCAATTATCCAACCAAAATATGTATGTACAGCAATTGTTTTGAATATGTTAAGTACTTTCTTTGTGCTTCATATTATTAACCCATATGACAAAGATCCTAGTCTAGACTATGATAGCTTGCATCAAGATTACGAAGAAGAAAAGCAAAGCTTCTTTGAAATGTTATCAGAGTATTTATTAGATGGTTTTAAGATTGCTGTAATTGTTTGTGCGATGCTTATTGGCTTTATAGCACTACTGAATTTGGTTGATAGTATATTTCAAGGGGTTTTAGGTATAACATTTAGGCAAATTTTAGGTTATATATTCTATCCTTTTGCATGGGTACTAAATATTCACGGAAGTGAGATATTTCTATCAAGCCAAATTATGGGTACAAAAATAGTTACTAATGAGTTTGTAGCGATGCAAGAACTAAGTAAACATGCAAAAGATCTTTCAGAACATACTCAAGCTGTAGTTTCAGTATTTTTGGTTTCATTCGCTAATTTTTCATCGATTGGTATTATAGTGGGGGCAGTCCAAGCTCTTAATAAAGAAGCTTCGGTTAAAGTAGCAAGATTTAGTTTGAAGATTTTATACGGGGCTGTGCTAGTTAGTTTATTATCAGCTGTTATAGTTGGCTTTGTTATTTAA
- a CDS encoding peptide chain release factor 3 translates to MSEYLNEIAKRRTFAIISHPDAGKTTITEKMLLFGNAIKTAGTVKAKKSGVHATSDWMEMEKQRGISITTSVMQFPYNDRVVNLLDTPGHEDFSEDTYRTLTAVDSALMVVDAVKGVEDRTIKLMNVCRLRDTPIVTFMNKFDRDTRDPLELLDEVEDILKIKCAPMNWPIGMGKYYKGVYDLYNDEVTLFETGHGHEIHPYKKIKGLENAKDAIGLDLYDDLEMEIELVRGASHQFDEQEFLEGKLTPVYFGTALSNFGVKEMMDGFTKYAPAPQHREADQRDVQADEKKLSGFVFKIQANMDEKHRDRIAFFRICSGKYEKGMKIFHERTGKMMQISKALTFMAGEREQVEEGYAGDIIGLHNHGSIQIGDSFTQGEKLKFKGIPNFAPEIFKRVKLNDPLKMKALQKGLVQLSEEGATQVFKPIISNDLVVGAVGVLQFDVVAQRLATEYNVKCSYEGVNVALARWIFCDDDKKLNDFKKKYEVNLSYDGAGYLTYLAPTGVNLQLAQDKNPDIIFSATREH, encoded by the coding sequence ATGAGTGAATATTTAAATGAAATTGCAAAACGTAGAACTTTTGCAATTATTTCGCATCCAGATGCTGGTAAAACAACTATTACAGAGAAAATGCTACTTTTTGGAAATGCTATCAAAACAGCAGGGACTGTGAAGGCAAAAAAAAGTGGTGTCCATGCAACATCTGACTGGATGGAGATGGAAAAGCAAAGAGGTATTTCGATAACAACATCAGTGATGCAGTTCCCATATAACGATCGAGTAGTTAATTTACTTGATACTCCAGGGCATGAAGACTTCTCAGAAGATACATATCGTACACTTACCGCGGTTGATTCTGCATTGATGGTCGTTGATGCAGTTAAAGGTGTTGAGGATAGAACTATTAAGTTAATGAATGTTTGTCGCCTAAGGGATACTCCTATTGTAACTTTTATGAATAAGTTTGATAGAGATACTCGTGATCCACTAGAACTTTTGGATGAGGTTGAGGATATTCTTAAAATCAAATGTGCTCCTATGAATTGGCCTATTGGTATGGGCAAGTATTATAAAGGTGTCTATGATCTCTATAATGATGAGGTTACTTTATTTGAAACAGGTCATGGTCATGAGATTCATCCTTATAAAAAGATTAAAGGTTTGGAAAATGCTAAAGATGCTATAGGTTTAGATTTGTATGATGACCTTGAAATGGAAATTGAGCTTGTTAGAGGTGCAAGTCATCAGTTCGATGAACAAGAATTTCTAGAAGGTAAACTTACTCCAGTATATTTTGGTACAGCGCTAAGTAATTTTGGTGTCAAAGAAATGATGGATGGTTTTACAAAGTATGCTCCAGCGCCACAGCATCGTGAAGCTGATCAAAGAGATGTCCAAGCTGACGAGAAAAAACTAAGTGGCTTCGTTTTTAAGATTCAAGCAAATATGGATGAAAAGCATAGAGATAGAATAGCATTTTTCAGAATATGCTCTGGTAAATATGAAAAGGGTATGAAAATTTTTCATGAAAGAACAGGAAAAATGATGCAGATATCAAAAGCTTTGACGTTTATGGCTGGTGAAAGAGAGCAGGTTGAAGAAGGTTATGCCGGAGATATTATTGGTTTACACAATCATGGTAGTATCCAAATAGGTGATAGTTTTACACAAGGTGAAAAACTAAAGTTTAAAGGTATACCAAATTTTGCTCCTGAGATATTTAAGAGAGTTAAACTAAATGACCCTCTAAAAATGAAGGCATTACAAAAAGGTTTGGTACAACTTTCTGAAGAAGGTGCAACGCAAGTATTTAAACCTATCATCTCTAATGATTTAGTTGTTGGGGCTGTAGGTGTTTTACAGTTTGATGTGGTTGCTCAACGCTTAGCAACAGAGTACAATGTTAAATGCTCTTATGAGGGCGTAAATGTTGCTTTAGCGCGTTGGATATTTTGTGATGATGATAAAAAGCTTAATGATTTTAAGAAAAAATATGAAGTTAATTTATCATATGATGGGGCTGGCTATTTAACGTATCTAGCACCTACTGGGGTCAATTTACAGTTGGCTCAAGATAAAAATCCAGATATTATCTTCAGTGCAACAAGAGAGCATTAA